A region of Bacillus rossius redtenbacheri isolate Brsri chromosome 2, Brsri_v3, whole genome shotgun sequence DNA encodes the following proteins:
- the LOC134529274 gene encoding piggyBac transposable element-derived protein 4-like: MPRKHQRISTEEALELYFALPSDTDDSDRDPDEGAEEEFCLIENQESSFWTSDLQPGTSTEPSSVHIVDQVSDRLGRSITQCSTSRAPSNSCRENVESRNDDRDSSDTEVEQMDEDWSQDASQFDSLAVNMDVDGEVTPILTRTSTEKDFFMQIFSKKITEDIVEQTNLYATQVKMKRRSGSDISETTSNWDKTYVEEVQAWIGMNILMGLIILPQVDQYCSSDPALGQPTISQVMTCKRFKKITETIHINDNQTILPRDHPNNDKLHKVRPLITNLNNTIAEAYTASSVLAVDESMIPFKGRSSLKQYMPMKPVKRGYKVWCLADSRNGYVLKFEIYTGKSTNGRMADTLGERVVLSLTRDLKGKGCVVAFDNFFTTVNLMKALRKDNIYAIGTVRTNRKGLPAMLKEKVPLKRGEFQFQCKEGVAAIKWMDRKPVTILTTSNNPMCTTTVSRKNKDGTSCHVSCPTGIATYNEIMGGIDHFDQLRERYAIGRRSRKWWHRIMYYLIDLAIVNAFILWKISRREWASHDQLSFRLRLARQLIANFSNRKRKGRPVSFLSNKEMVPKEVRLTKVGDHMPILEKTYRRCRLCSTKVHDKRTRYICKTCNVPLCIEPCFRKFHGK, encoded by the coding sequence ATGCCCAGAAAACATCAGAGAATTTCCACCGAGGAAGCCCTTGAGTTATATTTTGCACTTCCAAGTGACACTGATGATTCCGACAGAGATCCGGACGAAGGAGCAGAAGAAGAATTTTGTTTGATCGAGAATCAGGAGAGTAGTTTTTGGACGTCTGATCTGCAGCCAGGCACCAGTACAGAACCAAGTAGTGTGCACATTGTAGATCAAGTGAGTGATAGGCTTGGCAGATCTATTACACAATGTAGCACCAGTAGGGCACCCAGTAATTCATGTAGGGAAAATGTGGAATCTAGAAATGATGATAGGGATAGCAGTGACACTGAAGTTGAGCAGATGGATGAGGACTGGTCTCAGGATGCTAGTCAGTTTGATTCGCTAGCTGTCAATATGGATGTTGATGGAGAAGTCACTCCTATACTAACTCGAACAAGTACAGAGAAAGACTTTTTCATGCAAATATTCAGTAAGAAAATCACAGAAGACATTGTTGAACAAACCAATTTGTATGCAACACAAGTGAAAATGAAACGGAGGAGCGGCAGTGATATTAGTGAAACAACAAGCAACTGGGACAAAACATATGTAGAAGAAGTCCAAGCGTGGATTGGAATGAACATTCTGATGGGTTTGATAATACTGCCACAAGTTGATCAGTATTGTAGTTCTGATCCTGCACTCGGCCAACCTACGATATCGCAAGTAATGACATGTAAACGTTTCAAGAAGATAACTGAAACAATTCACATCAATGATAATCAGACCATCCTTCCAAGGGATCATCCAAATAATGATAAACTTCACAAAGTTAGGCCTCTTATCACAAACCTCAATAATACTATTGCTGAGGCATACACTGCATCTAGTGTGTTGGCTGTTGATGAGAGTATGATACCTTTCAAGGGGcgctcatcactcaaacaatacaTGCCCATGAAACCTGTGAAGAGGGGCTACAAGGTGTGGTGTCTAGCCGATTCTAGAAATGGGTATGTATTGAAATTTGAAATATACACTGGCAAGTCTACAAATGGAAGGATGGCTGATACACTTGGTGAAAGGGTAGTACTCAGTCTAACGAGAGATCTAAAAGGAAAAGGATGTGTCGTGGCATTTGACAACTTCTTCACCACTGTAAATCTGATGAAAGCACTTCGGAAGGATAACATTTATGCCATTGGCACTGTAAGAACAAACCGAAAAGGACTTCCTGCAATGTTGAAAGAGAAAGTGCCACTGAAGAGAGGAGAGTTTCAGTTCCAGTGCAAAGAAGGTGTTGCAGCCATCAAATGGATGGACAGGAAACCAGTAACCATTCTCACAACCTCAAACAACCCTATGTGCACCACGACAGTCTCAAGGAAGAACAAGGATGGGACAAGTTGTCATGTGAGCTGCCCAACTGGTATTGCTACATACAATGAGATCATGGGAGGCATTGATCACTTCGATCAACTGCGGGAACGTTATGCAATAGGTCGACGTTCCCGTAAATGGTGGCACAGAATCATGTATTACCTCATTGACTTAGCAATCGTTAATGCATTCATCTTGTGGAAGATCAGCAGAAGAGAATGGGCATCTCATGACCAGCTTAGTTTTCGGCTACGACTAGCAAGACAGTTGATAGCTAATTTCTCAAACAGAAAACGAAAAGGAAGACCTGTCAGCTTCCTGAGCAACAAAGAGATGGTTCCAAAAGAGGTGAGGTTGACCAAAGTAGGTGACCACATGCCTATTTTGGAAAAAACATACAGAAGGTGCCGTCTCTGCTCAACGAAAGTGCATGACAAGAGAACTAGGTATATCTGCAAAACATGCAATGTTCCATTGTGTATTGAACCATGTTTCAGGAAGTTTCAtggaaaataa